Proteins co-encoded in one Gossypium arboreum isolate Shixiya-1 chromosome 11, ASM2569848v2, whole genome shotgun sequence genomic window:
- the LOC108476891 gene encoding V-type proton ATPase subunit c2: MASTFSGDETAPFFGFLGAAAALVFSCMGAAYGTAKSGVGVASMGVMRPELVMKSIVPVVMAGVLGIYGLIIAVIISTGINPKAKSYYLFDGYAHLSSGLACGLAGLSAGMAIGIVGDAGVRANAQQPKLFVGMILILIFAEALALYGLIVGIILSSRAGQSRAE; the protein is encoded by the exons ATGGCGTCCACATTCAGCGGCGATGAAACTGCTCCGTTCTTTGGCTTCCTTGGGGCCGCTGCTGCTCTCGTTTTCTCCT GTATGGGAGCGGCGTACGGAACGGCCAAGAGCGGTGTCGGAGTGGCGTCGATGGGAGTGATGAGGCCAGAGCTGGTAATGAAATCGATCGTCCCCGTTGTTATGGCTGGTGTTTTAGGTATTTATGGGTTGATTATTGCGGTTATTATAAGCACCGGGATTAACCCAAAGGCCAAATCTTACTACCTTTTCGATGGCTATGCTCATCTTTCCTCTGGTCTCGCTTGTGGCCTAGCTGGTCTCTCTGCTGGCATGGCTATTGGAATCGTCGGCGATGCTGGCGTTAG AGCCAATGCACAACAACCAAAGCTTTTTGTCGGAATGATTCTTATTCTCATTTTTGCGGAGGCTTTGGCTCTGTATGGACTCATCGTTGGCATCATCCTCTCTTCTCGAGCTGGCCAGTCCCGAGCAGAATAG
- the LOC108478362 gene encoding uncharacterized protein LOC108478362, whose translation MKTISRHFFGDSEKTAFSISIVENMKEDYGLFVWPCSIVLAEYVWQHKLRFSGNNVVELGAGTCLPGLVAAKVGSNVTLTDDANRLEVLENMRGVCELNNLKCEVLGLTWGVWDASIFSLHPKIILGADVLYDAQAFDDLFATVTFLLQSNPGSVFITTYHNRSGHHLIEFLMVKWGLKCVKLLDGFSLLPSDKAARLSGNIQLAEIMLNDEQIEETSSSGAR comes from the exons ATGAAGACGATATCTCGTCATTTTTTCGGCGATTCTGAGAAAACCGCCTTCTCCATATCGATAGTTGAG AACATGAAAGAAGACTATGGCTTATTCGTTTGGCCTTGTAGTATCGTACTGGCCGAGTATGTTTGGCAACACAAACTGCGCTTTTCCGGGAATAATGTAGTCGAG CTCGGTGCAGGAACTTGCTTACCTGGATTGGTAGCTGCCAAAGTTGGCTCCAATGTCACACTTACCGACGATGCAAATAGATTGGAG GTGCTTGAGAACATGAGAGGAGTCTGTGAACTAAATAATCTGAAATGCGAA GTGTTAGGATTGACATGGGGAGTTTGGGATGCATCCATATTTAGTTTACACCCGAAAATTATTCTTGGGGCTGATGTTCTTTACGATGCACAAG CCTTTGATGACCTCTTTGCAACTGTAACATTTCTGCTCCAAAGTAATCCAGGCTCggttttcataacaacttatcatAATCGAAG CGGCCATCATCTTATTGAGTTCCTAATGGTCAAATGGGGACTCAAGTGTGTGAAGCTTCTAGATGGTTTTTCGTTATTACCATCCGATAAGGCAGCTAGGCTTAGTGGAAACATTCAATTGGCAGAAATCATGTTGAACGATGAGCAAATTGAG GAAACTTCTTCCTCTGGAGCTAGATGA
- the LOC108476869 gene encoding la-related protein 1C-like, with protein sequence MAANINTANFNTSAAVTAVNHSPSSPNQSHPVTNPVSSQRNQVVRGELETIAAVPLSSLSYSSSSPSTAMIEPTVTAMGEEEGAEHGNVGPNGNAAKRPAWNKPSNLTSESESDSVMGARAWPPLPQSARAPSKSPSDSSRASSDGSYSPFVPGSQGSRPASSSSSSQKQVRNNANFNSNSTANHTMPARQRSMKQNSNISASNGGLSQPPPQGPMVEAPLNSPSRDHIQRTGFLPYSGGPDQQHPRNSFRHRNNGPHPRGNGSHHLNYRGRRNQDHGNQDWNGRNFISRDGHMMPRVAPRFMRHPPPPPLPANTGPLFAPPHVRPFGTPFGFPEFSSQFYLVPAPYPESLRGVPFIQPMPPMFPPPQEPQDHQLHAKIVNQIDYYFSNENLIKDTYLRQNMDDQGWVPIKLIAGFRKVSLLTANIQLIVDALQNSTVVEVQGDKVRKRMDWMRWIMLPSFQFPIKSGQDMLVAGVQNISLDQGTANNQTG encoded by the exons ATGGCTGCAAATATTAACACGGCTAATTTCAATACCTCCGCGGCGGTGACCGCTGTTAATCACTCTCCCAGTAGCCCTAACCAATCACATCCTGTCACGAATCCTGTTTCTTCGCAACGGAATCAAGTTGTTCGTGGAGAATTGGAGACGATCGCGGCGGTTCCTTTATCGTCTTTGTCGTATTCTTCATCATCACCATCAACGGCTATGATTGAGCCAACTGTTACAGCGATGGGCGAAGAGGAAGGGGCGGAGCATGGGAATGTTGGTCCCAATGGCAATGCTGCTAAGAGACCGGCTTGGAACAAACCTTCTAACCTCACGTCTGAGTCTGAGTCTGATTCCGTTATGGGGGCTCGGGCGTGGCCCCCCCTGCCTCAGTCCGCTAGGGCTCCTTCCAAATCACCTTCAGATTCGTCCAGAGCTTCGTCGGATGGATCATATTCTCCTTTTGTCCCCGGTTCTCAG GGGAGCAGACCTGCATCATCATCCTCTTCTTCACAGAAACAAGTCAGGAACAATGCAAACTTCAATTCAAATTCCACTGCAAACCATACAATGCCTGCACGCCAGAGGTCAATGAAGCAAAATAGTAATATCTCTGCATCCAATGGTGGCCTTTCACAGCCACCACCTCAAGGTCCAATGGTTGAAGCACCTCTGAATAGCCCTTCTAGGGACCATATACAGAGAACTGGATTTCTGCCTTATAGTGGTGGTCCTGATCAGCAGCATCCACGGAATTCATTTAGACATCGTAACAATGGTCCGCATCCACGAGGAAATGGTTCTCACCATCTGAATTACAGAGGAAGGCGCAATCAAGACCATGGAAATCAAGATTGGAATGGTCGAAATTTTATTAGTAGGGATGGTCATATGATGCCAAGAGTTGCTCCCAGGTTTATGAGGCATCCACCACCACCACCTTTGCCAGCTAATACTGGACCGCTTTTTGCTCCCCCACATGTTCGCCCTTTTGGCACCCCTTTTGGCTTTCCGG AATTTTCATCTCAGTTTTATTTAGTCCCAGCCCCTTATCCAGAATCACTTAGAGGTGTCCCTTTTATTCAACCAATGCCGCCAATGTTTCCCCCTCCTCAAGAGCCTCAAGACCATCAGTTGCATGCTAAGATAGTGAATCAGATAGATTATTATTTCAG TAATGAAAATCTAATTAAGGATACATACTTGCGGCAGAACATGGATGACCAGGGCTGGGTTCCTATTAAATTGATTGCCGGCTTTAGAAAG GTTTCACTTTTGACAGCTAATATTCAGCTTATAGTAGATGCTCTGCAAAATTCAACAGTTGTGGAAGTGCAG GGCGACAAAGTAAGGAAGCGGATGGATTGGATGCGTTGGATAATGCTGCCTTCTTTTCAGTTCCCTATCAAGTCTGGTCAAGATATGCTGGTAGCCGGTGTTCAAAATATTTCATTGGATCAGGGAACTGCTAATAATCAGACTGGTTGA